The DNA segment CCCCCTCAGGACAGGAGCCTCTTGGATAATGGAGGCATGAGGAATTCAGGTGACTTGAAATTGCCCGTCAAGCAAGCGCGCAAGGTATTCGTCCTGGAATGTCTTCGGGACGGCAGGATGACGAACAGGGAAGCGGCCCGGTCTTTGGAACTGAGCGTCCGTCAGGTTCAGAGGCTGAAACGGGATTTTATCCGTAAGGGATATGACGCCCTGAGGCACGGCAACACGGGGCGAAAGCCCGCCCACGCTCTGAAAGAGGAAGTTAAAAATATCGTCACAGAACGGGCTCAGTCAGAATATAAGGGCACAAGT comes from the Fretibacterium sp. OH1220_COT-178 genome and includes:
- a CDS encoding helix-turn-helix domain-containing protein, with amino-acid sequence MPVKQARKVFVLECLRDGRMTNREAARSLELSVRQVQRLKRDFIRKGYDALRHGNTGRKPAHALKEEVKNIVTERAQSEYKGTS